A section of the Caballeronia sp. M1242 genome encodes:
- a CDS encoding porin — protein MKKTLIVAAVAASFATAASAQSSVTLYGLVDAGLTFVNNVQTPDNADHYKTNSWSMSGGNVQMSRWGLRGAEDLGGGMKAIFTLENGFDVANGKSVDTRMFGRQAYVGLSTQAGTVTLGRQTDAVADYLGPLSATGSWGGTYFAHPGDLDNLDGNAFRVNNSVKFVSANYAGLSFAGAYAFSNGAGSFADNRAYSLGAGYANGPFKIGAAYTQANGFNATNNGAITENVPAADAISPIQNTERLRTFGAGGSFSAGAMTFGLLWTQTREDNNSIESYSSIVNNYEVNGRYALTPALSLGAAYTFTNAKTNFFGNTDRARYHQFGLQTDYALSKRTDIYAEGVVQIASGSDGYTPYAGINGAPGGPSSSNRQVLVTTGIRHRF, from the coding sequence ATGAAGAAGACTCTGATTGTTGCGGCCGTCGCCGCTTCGTTCGCAACTGCCGCGAGCGCGCAGAGCAGCGTTACGCTGTATGGCTTGGTCGATGCTGGTCTCACGTTCGTGAACAACGTGCAAACGCCGGACAACGCCGACCACTACAAGACGAACTCGTGGAGCATGAGCGGCGGCAACGTGCAGATGAGCCGTTGGGGCCTGCGCGGCGCCGAAGATCTGGGCGGCGGAATGAAGGCGATCTTCACGCTGGAGAATGGCTTCGATGTCGCTAACGGCAAGAGCGTGGATACCCGCATGTTTGGCCGCCAAGCATATGTCGGTTTGTCGACGCAAGCTGGCACCGTGACGCTCGGCCGTCAGACCGACGCGGTCGCCGACTACCTCGGCCCGCTGAGCGCAACCGGCTCGTGGGGCGGCACGTACTTCGCGCACCCGGGTGACCTGGACAACCTGGACGGCAACGCATTCCGTGTCAACAACTCCGTCAAGTTCGTGAGCGCGAACTACGCTGGCTTGTCGTTCGCAGGCGCCTATGCGTTCTCGAACGGCGCGGGCAGCTTCGCGGACAACCGTGCGTACAGCCTGGGTGCTGGCTACGCGAATGGCCCGTTCAAGATCGGCGCAGCGTACACGCAAGCGAACGGCTTCAATGCGACGAACAACGGTGCGATCACGGAGAACGTTCCCGCTGCCGATGCGATCTCGCCGATTCAGAACACCGAGCGCCTGCGCACGTTCGGCGCGGGTGGCAGCTTCTCGGCCGGCGCGATGACGTTCGGCCTGCTGTGGACGCAAACGCGTGAAGACAACAACTCGATCGAGAGCTACTCCAGCATCGTCAATAACTACGAAGTCAACGGTCGCTATGCGCTGACGCCGGCACTCTCGCTGGGTGCTGCGTACACGTTCACTAACGCGAAGACCAACTTCTTCGGCAACACCGACCGCGCCCGCTACCACCAGTTCGGCTTGCAGACGGACTATGCTCTGTCCAAGCGCACCGACATCTACGCTGAAGGCGTTGTGCAGATCGCTAGCGGTTCGGACGGTTACACGCCGTACGCCGGCATCAACGGCGCGCCGGGCGGCCCCTCGTCGAGCAACCGTCAGGTTCTCGTGACGACGGGTATCCGTCACCGCTTCTAA
- a CDS encoding CHRD domain-containing protein — MISTHKPHLLYCAAIAAAMLASTIAHADTVALKANLQPSSEVPPRVSKGHGTLDATFDTNTKQLTWTATYADLSGPVTMAHFHGPAPVGQNAKVQVPVDKRALASPMTGQATLTEQQVSDLMAGQWYFNVHTQENPTGEIRGQVMPSN, encoded by the coding sequence ATGATCTCGACACACAAGCCGCATCTGCTCTACTGCGCAGCCATCGCCGCCGCAATGCTCGCATCGACGATCGCGCATGCCGATACCGTCGCGCTGAAGGCGAATCTTCAGCCGTCGAGCGAAGTGCCACCGCGCGTGAGCAAAGGTCACGGCACGCTCGATGCCACCTTCGACACGAATACCAAGCAACTCACCTGGACCGCGACGTACGCCGACCTTTCCGGCCCCGTCACGATGGCGCACTTCCACGGCCCCGCGCCAGTCGGGCAGAACGCGAAAGTGCAGGTGCCCGTCGATAAACGCGCCCTCGCCAGCCCGATGACAGGGCAGGCCACGCTCACGGAACAGCAGGTTTCCGACTTGATGGCCGGGCAGTGGTACTTCAACGTTCACACGCAAGAGAACCCGACCGGCGAGATTCGCGGTCAGGTCATGCCGTCGAACTAA
- a CDS encoding alpha/beta hydrolase — MSWQSAFACWVLRRRMRPETAKPVLDVERARAYTSRRLWSPPVPKGWQLEVGANGEWLRSSASRRTILYLHGGGYYFCSPRSHRAISFGLAVRAQANVFSLDYRLAPEHRFPAAVDDAVAAYRALLADAAPQTIVIAGDSAGGGLALATLLALRDAGDALPAGAVLFSPWTDLTGSGASMMSNEGRDPMFHAAVFPKVAAQYLGDADAAHPHASPLFGHYDGLPPLLIQAADTELLLDDSTRVAKKARAAGVRVDLEIWRNVPHIFPIWAPFMPEARQALAHAARFIEDVTGAPAPHHRLPMTSIV, encoded by the coding sequence ATGAGTTGGCAAAGCGCATTCGCGTGCTGGGTCTTGCGGCGCCGGATGCGTCCGGAGACCGCGAAGCCCGTGCTCGATGTCGAGCGCGCCCGCGCGTACACGTCGCGCCGGCTGTGGTCGCCGCCGGTGCCGAAGGGCTGGCAATTGGAAGTGGGCGCGAACGGAGAGTGGCTGCGATCATCGGCATCGCGCAGAACGATTCTCTATCTGCACGGCGGCGGCTATTACTTTTGCTCGCCGCGCAGTCATCGCGCGATCAGTTTCGGGCTCGCCGTGCGCGCGCAGGCCAACGTGTTCTCGCTGGATTACAGACTCGCGCCCGAGCACCGCTTTCCGGCCGCAGTGGACGACGCCGTCGCGGCCTATCGCGCGTTGCTCGCCGATGCCGCGCCGCAAACCATCGTGATCGCCGGCGATTCGGCTGGCGGCGGTCTCGCGCTCGCGACGCTGCTCGCGTTGCGCGATGCCGGCGACGCGCTTCCGGCAGGCGCCGTCCTGTTTTCGCCGTGGACGGACCTGACGGGCAGCGGCGCGTCGATGATGAGCAACGAGGGCCGCGATCCGATGTTCCACGCCGCCGTTTTCCCGAAGGTCGCCGCGCAATATCTGGGCGATGCCGACGCCGCGCATCCTCATGCGTCTCCGCTTTTCGGCCATTACGACGGCTTGCCGCCGTTGCTGATTCAGGCCGCCGACACCGAACTCCTGCTCGACGATTCCACGCGCGTCGCGAAGAAGGCGCGAGCGGCGGGCGTTCGCGTCGATCTGGAGATCTGGCGCAACGTGCCGCACATCTTCCCGATCTGGGCGCCGTTCATGCCCGAAGCGCGGCAGGCGCTCGCGCACGCCGCCCGGTTTATCGAAGACGTGACCGGCGCGCCCGCGCCGCATCATCGGCTGCCCATGACCTCGATCGTCTGA
- a CDS encoding EcsC family protein yields MEPTPIITSPLMPEDFAALSRAKEALESPSLTMKLASVIGAPIEKLMGRLPAAAQEKVDEATQLALKKCLQLALRTLGKSAPAGSLLAPPPDKPNNLLHKLAVATTGAAGGAFGLFALPVELPVTTTLMFRSICDIARSEGEDVHRVETQLQCMMVLGMGGTHKDDDNADLGYFIVRGALAQSVSRATSEITAKGLSGHGSTALLKFLQTIASRFSVQVSEQVAAKSIPAIGAVLGAMVNTVFIDHFQQMAHGHFTVRRLERQYGTAAVERAYQTIEVMGSR; encoded by the coding sequence ATGGAACCGACGCCCATCATCACCTCGCCGCTCATGCCGGAGGACTTCGCCGCCCTCTCCCGCGCCAAGGAAGCGCTCGAAAGTCCGTCGCTCACGATGAAGCTGGCGAGCGTGATCGGCGCGCCCATCGAGAAGCTGATGGGCCGCCTGCCCGCCGCCGCGCAGGAAAAAGTCGACGAAGCGACGCAACTCGCGCTGAAGAAATGCCTGCAACTCGCGCTGCGAACGCTCGGCAAGAGCGCGCCCGCCGGCTCGCTGCTCGCGCCGCCGCCCGACAAGCCGAACAACCTGCTCCACAAGCTCGCCGTTGCGACGACCGGCGCGGCGGGCGGCGCATTCGGCCTCTTCGCGCTGCCGGTCGAGTTGCCGGTGACGACCACGCTCATGTTCCGCTCGATTTGCGATATCGCTCGCAGCGAGGGCGAGGACGTGCATCGCGTGGAAACGCAACTGCAATGCATGATGGTGCTCGGCATGGGCGGCACGCATAAGGACGACGACAACGCCGATCTCGGCTATTTCATCGTGCGCGGCGCGCTGGCGCAGTCCGTCTCGCGGGCGACGAGCGAGATCACGGCGAAGGGGCTGAGCGGACACGGATCGACGGCGCTGCTCAAGTTCTTGCAGACCATCGCCTCCCGGTTTTCCGTGCAGGTCAGCGAGCAGGTGGCGGCGAAGTCGATTCCGGCGATCGGCGCGGTGCTCGGCGCGATGGTCAACACCGTCTTCATCGATCACTTTCAGCAGATGGCGCACGGCCACTTCACCGTGCGGCGACTGGAGCGGCAATACGGCACCGCGGCGGTCGAACGGGCGTATCAGACGATCGAGGTCATGGGCAGCCGATGA
- a CDS encoding MFS transporter, whose amino-acid sequence MAVHTAAHHSSGQVLPFRESLMAMLGISFVTMLVALDQTVVGTALPTIVAELRGFELYAWVATSYLLTSVITVPIFGRLGDYYGRKPFVIASIVVFTVASVLCGLANSMMFLVLARGLQGIGGGMLVGTAFACIADLFPDNVVRLRWQVLMSSAFGIANAVGPSLGGFLTQYYGWRSVFYVNLPVGALSLFFVWRFLPHLRHVAHEGKMRLDWPGAVLIAVALGALQLFVEMLPKHGVSLETATLLVASAAAGFALWKWEMRCDYAILPIDMFRNQSLAALFTLAILGGFTMFSLLFYAPLLFQGGFGMSPQGAGMMITPLVVFITIGSILNGRIVTRLSNPNRMLYIGFGCLAVSCLGVVIATHTMPRALLLVFMLLGGLGLGFVMPNLTVFAQQTAGRQHLGIATALLQSLRMIGGMIGTALTGTLVSHLYASGVSLALERDHAMRWFADLSDPQILINHEGQQTLLAQLSAAGHNGAMLLEAAREALVAAIHIGLAVAAVVAVVSVWQSRRVPLVRLKRQPEPVILAE is encoded by the coding sequence ATGGCCGTTCATACAGCCGCGCATCATTCGAGCGGGCAGGTCCTCCCGTTTCGCGAATCCCTCATGGCGATGCTGGGCATCTCCTTCGTGACGATGCTCGTCGCGCTCGACCAGACCGTCGTCGGCACTGCGCTGCCGACCATCGTCGCGGAGCTTAGGGGCTTCGAGCTCTACGCGTGGGTCGCGACTTCCTACCTCCTGACATCCGTCATCACAGTGCCGATTTTCGGACGGCTCGGCGACTACTACGGGCGCAAGCCGTTCGTGATCGCGTCGATCGTCGTGTTCACGGTGGCGTCCGTGCTATGCGGGCTCGCCAACAGCATGATGTTCCTCGTGCTCGCTCGTGGCTTGCAGGGCATCGGCGGCGGCATGCTGGTCGGCACGGCGTTCGCGTGCATCGCGGATCTTTTCCCGGACAACGTCGTGCGCCTGCGCTGGCAAGTGCTGATGAGCTCGGCGTTCGGCATCGCGAACGCGGTCGGGCCGTCGCTCGGCGGGTTCCTCACGCAGTACTACGGCTGGCGCTCCGTGTTCTATGTGAATCTGCCGGTCGGCGCGCTCTCGCTGTTCTTCGTGTGGCGCTTCCTGCCGCATCTTCGGCATGTCGCGCATGAAGGCAAGATGCGGCTCGACTGGCCCGGCGCGGTGCTCATTGCCGTCGCGCTCGGCGCGCTGCAACTGTTCGTCGAAATGTTGCCGAAGCACGGCGTGAGCCTGGAGACGGCGACGCTGCTTGTGGCGAGCGCCGCCGCCGGCTTCGCGCTCTGGAAATGGGAAATGCGCTGCGATTACGCGATCCTTCCCATCGACATGTTTCGCAACCAGAGTCTCGCGGCGCTCTTCACGCTCGCCATTCTGGGCGGCTTCACGATGTTCTCGCTGCTCTTTTACGCGCCGCTCCTGTTCCAGGGCGGCTTCGGCATGTCGCCGCAGGGCGCGGGCATGATGATCACGCCGCTCGTGGTGTTCATCACCATCGGCAGCATTCTGAACGGGCGCATCGTCACGCGGCTGTCGAACCCGAACCGCATGCTTTACATCGGCTTCGGATGCCTCGCGGTGTCGTGCCTCGGCGTGGTCATCGCGACGCACACGATGCCCCGCGCGCTGCTGCTCGTTTTCATGCTGCTCGGCGGATTGGGCCTCGGCTTCGTGATGCCGAACCTCACCGTGTTCGCGCAACAGACGGCGGGCCGCCAGCATCTCGGCATCGCGACTGCGCTGTTGCAATCGCTGCGCATGATCGGCGGAATGATCGGCACGGCGCTGACCGGCACGCTCGTGAGCCATTTGTACGCAAGCGGCGTGAGCCTCGCGCTGGAGCGGGATCACGCGATGCGTTGGTTCGCCGACCTTTCCGACCCGCAGATTCTCATCAATCACGAAGGACAGCAGACGCTGCTCGCGCAACTCTCGGCGGCGGGCCACAACGGCGCGATGCTGCTCGAAGCGGCGCGCGAGGCGCTGGTCGCGGCGATCCACATCGGGCTCGCGGTCGCGGCGGTGGTGGCGGTGGTGTCGGTATGGCAATCGCGCCGCGTGCCGCTCGTGCGCTTGAAACGCCAGCCTGAACCGGTCATCCTCGCCGAATGA
- a CDS encoding MarR family winged helix-turn-helix transcriptional regulator: MDEQDRIAVVQQFGRTYRAFMSAFELAVGQPMPRWRILLALHEHAGVLSQKALVERLRVDPGALTRQLKTLESLGWIVRSVDARDNRVSNVALTAQGRAATEEGLPRRNAFLHDTMASMPDDAIEALSGALQLLESRIQEVAAASAAATADDKA; this comes from the coding sequence ATGGACGAACAGGATCGGATCGCCGTGGTGCAACAGTTCGGGCGCACGTATCGCGCGTTCATGTCGGCGTTCGAGCTGGCGGTCGGCCAGCCGATGCCGCGCTGGCGCATTCTGCTCGCGCTGCACGAGCACGCGGGCGTGCTGTCGCAGAAGGCGCTGGTGGAGCGGCTGCGCGTCGATCCCGGCGCGCTCACGCGGCAGTTGAAGACGCTGGAATCGCTCGGCTGGATCGTGCGCAGCGTCGATGCGCGCGACAATCGGGTATCGAATGTCGCGTTGACGGCGCAGGGCCGCGCCGCCACGGAAGAGGGCTTGCCGCGCCGCAACGCGTTTCTGCACGACACCATGGCATCGATGCCCGACGACGCGATCGAAGCATTGTCCGGCGCGCTCCAATTGCTCGAATCGCGCATACAGGAAGTGGCCGCGGCGAGCGCGGCAGCCACCGCCGACGACAAGGCTTAG
- a CDS encoding amino acid deaminase has protein sequence MKVTNYQSATIDPFGKGLGMVPGTSIQLGEAGRLQWNLLEEDVSLPAAVLYAERIEHNLKWMQAFVGEYGVKLAPHGKTTMAPQLFRRQLDTGAWGITLATAHQVRAAYRGGVHRVLMANQLVGKRNMGMIAELLTDPSFEFFCLVDSADGVDQLGAFFTDVRKKLNVLIEMGVPGGRTGVRDDAQREAVLAAIARWPGVIELAGVELYEGVLQDESKVRDFLKSAVDVTRTLIDEGKIARKPAILSGAGSAWYDVVADEFAKANSDAIEVVLRPGCYLTHDVGIYKKAQNEIFARNPIAKSMGQGLKPALQLWAYVQSIPEPDRAIIGLGKRDSAFDAGMPEPAKHYRPGAEAPRDVSAEEGWEIFGLMDQHAYMRIKPGDDVKVGDMIAFDISHPCLTFDKWRQVLVVDRKYRVTEVIETFF, from the coding sequence ATGAAAGTTACAAACTATCAGAGCGCGACGATCGACCCGTTCGGCAAGGGTCTCGGCATGGTGCCCGGCACGAGCATCCAGTTGGGCGAAGCCGGGCGTCTGCAATGGAATCTGCTCGAAGAAGACGTGAGCCTGCCCGCCGCCGTGCTGTACGCCGAGCGCATCGAGCACAACCTGAAGTGGATGCAGGCGTTCGTCGGGGAATACGGCGTGAAGCTCGCGCCGCACGGCAAGACGACGATGGCGCCGCAACTGTTTCGCCGCCAGCTCGATACCGGCGCGTGGGGCATCACGCTCGCCACCGCGCATCAGGTGCGCGCGGCGTATCGCGGCGGCGTGCATCGCGTGTTGATGGCGAATCAGCTCGTCGGCAAGCGCAACATGGGCATGATCGCGGAGTTGCTCACCGATCCGAGCTTCGAATTCTTCTGCCTTGTGGATTCAGCCGATGGCGTCGATCAACTCGGCGCGTTCTTCACGGACGTGCGCAAGAAGCTGAACGTGCTGATCGAAATGGGCGTGCCGGGCGGCCGCACCGGCGTGCGCGACGACGCGCAGCGCGAAGCCGTGCTCGCCGCGATTGCGCGCTGGCCGGGCGTGATCGAACTGGCGGGCGTCGAACTTTACGAAGGCGTGTTGCAGGACGAGTCGAAGGTGCGCGACTTCCTGAAGAGCGCCGTCGATGTCACGCGCACGCTGATCGACGAGGGAAAGATCGCGCGCAAGCCGGCGATTCTGTCCGGCGCGGGATCGGCGTGGTATGACGTCGTCGCGGACGAATTCGCGAAGGCGAACAGCGACGCTATCGAAGTGGTGCTGCGCCCCGGCTGCTATCTGACGCACGATGTGGGCATCTACAAGAAAGCGCAGAACGAGATTTTCGCGCGCAATCCCATCGCGAAGAGCATGGGTCAGGGGCTGAAACCCGCGCTCCAGTTATGGGCCTACGTGCAGTCGATTCCGGAGCCGGACCGCGCGATCATCGGGCTCGGCAAGCGCGACTCGGCCTTCGATGCGGGCATGCCCGAGCCGGCGAAGCACTATCGGCCGGGCGCGGAGGCGCCGCGCGATGTGTCGGCGGAGGAAGGCTGGGAGATTTTCGGCCTGATGGATCAGCACGCGTACATGCGGATCAAGCCCGGCGACGACGTGAAGGTCGGCGACATGATCGCGTTCGACATCTCGCATCCGTGCCTGACGTTCGACAAATGGCGGCAAGTGCTCGTCGTCGACCGGAAGTATCGCGTGACCGAAGTGATCGAAACGTTCTTCTAA
- a CDS encoding MurR/RpiR family transcriptional regulator, protein MNGPADPQSFDIVARIAERAPALRSAERKVAALILDDLTGASRASIGALAEQADVSIATVTRFAKAVGCEDVRELKLRLAQAAAVGQRFLKREPDALPDSLATRIFEEVQTTLAQNQGALRAAPVAEAADALAAASMIYVFGMGGGSTALADEMRFRLVRLGRPVASYQDGLLQRMVASTLSKEHVVVALSVTGQTPEMVESCRLAREYGARVIALTAPASPLGALADWLIPVIAIETDFIYKPSSSRYAMMMALDLLVTELAVKQADRSRELLRRMKHALDAHRGGGERQPLGD, encoded by the coding sequence ATGAACGGCCCAGCCGATCCGCAGAGCTTCGATATCGTCGCGCGCATCGCCGAGCGTGCGCCCGCGTTGCGCAGCGCCGAGCGCAAGGTCGCCGCGCTCATTCTCGACGATCTCACGGGCGCGTCGCGGGCGAGCATCGGCGCGCTCGCGGAGCAGGCGGATGTGAGCATTGCCACGGTGACGCGCTTCGCGAAAGCCGTCGGCTGCGAAGACGTGCGCGAACTGAAGCTGCGGCTCGCTCAAGCGGCGGCGGTCGGCCAGCGATTCCTGAAGCGCGAGCCGGACGCGTTGCCGGATTCGCTCGCCACGCGCATCTTCGAGGAAGTGCAGACGACGCTCGCGCAGAATCAGGGCGCGTTGCGCGCCGCGCCGGTCGCCGAAGCAGCCGATGCGCTCGCCGCCGCGTCGATGATTTACGTGTTCGGCATGGGCGGCGGTTCGACCGCGCTCGCCGACGAAATGCGCTTTCGCCTCGTGCGGCTCGGGCGGCCCGTCGCGTCGTACCAAGATGGGCTGTTGCAGCGCATGGTGGCGTCCACGTTGTCGAAAGAGCATGTCGTCGTCGCGCTTTCGGTGACGGGGCAGACGCCCGAGATGGTGGAGAGCTGCCGGCTCGCTCGCGAATACGGCGCGCGCGTGATCGCGCTGACCGCGCCCGCGTCGCCGCTCGGCGCGCTCGCGGACTGGCTCATTCCCGTCATCGCGATTGAAACGGATTTCATCTACAAGCCGTCGTCGTCGCGCTACGCGATGATGATGGCGCTCGACCTGCTCGTCACCGAACTTGCGGTGAAGCAGGCCGACCGCAGCCGCGAACTGCTGCGCCGCATGAAACACGCGCTCGACGCGCATCGCGGCGGCGGCGAGCGCCAACCTTTGGGAGATTGA
- a CDS encoding amidohydrolase family protein — MEKCDTLIVGARVIDGTGAPAVERDVAVRDGRIVAMEPHGGLSDWSADDVFDARGKVLAPGFIDVHTHDDTHVIRSPQMMPKITQGVTTVIVGNCGISASPVTLKGDPPDPMNLLGDAAAFRYPTFAAYVDAVNDARPAVNVGALIGHTALRNNHMDRLDRAATAGEIAGMRVQLEEALDNGALGLSSGLAYGSAFNAPPEEVQALAEPLAKAGALYTTHMRTEFDAILDAMEEAYRVGRHARVPVVISHLKCAGPSNWGRSVEVLKSIETVREGQPVGCDCYPYNRSSSTLDLKQVTGDIDITITWSTPHPEMAGKLIREVAAEWNVSQQEAAKRLQPAGAVYHNMSEDDVRRILSHPATMVGSDGLPNDPLPHPRLWGAFPRVLGHYARDTALIALEEAVRKMTSLSARRFGLTERGEVKVGYHADLVVFDPERVRDAATFAKPEQAADGIDAVWVNGVLTYREAALTGERAGRFVARGAASKLDAAGAF; from the coding sequence ATGGAAAAGTGCGACACGCTGATCGTCGGCGCGCGCGTGATCGACGGCACCGGCGCGCCCGCCGTCGAGCGCGATGTCGCCGTGCGCGACGGCCGCATCGTCGCAATGGAGCCGCACGGCGGTTTGTCGGACTGGAGCGCCGACGACGTGTTCGACGCGCGCGGCAAAGTGCTCGCGCCCGGTTTCATCGACGTCCACACGCACGACGACACGCACGTGATCCGCTCGCCGCAGATGATGCCGAAGATCACGCAGGGCGTGACGACGGTGATCGTCGGCAATTGCGGGATCAGCGCGTCACCGGTGACGTTGAAGGGCGATCCGCCCGATCCGATGAACCTGCTCGGCGATGCCGCCGCGTTCCGCTATCCGACCTTCGCGGCCTATGTCGATGCCGTGAACGACGCGCGTCCGGCCGTAAATGTCGGCGCGCTGATCGGCCATACGGCGCTGCGCAACAACCACATGGACCGGCTCGACCGCGCCGCGACCGCCGGTGAAATCGCCGGCATGCGCGTGCAGCTCGAAGAGGCGCTGGACAACGGCGCGCTCGGTTTGTCGAGCGGGCTCGCGTACGGATCGGCGTTCAACGCGCCGCCCGAGGAAGTGCAGGCGCTGGCCGAGCCGCTCGCGAAAGCGGGCGCGCTCTACACGACGCACATGCGCACCGAGTTCGACGCCATTCTCGACGCGATGGAAGAGGCGTATCGCGTCGGCCGTCATGCGCGCGTGCCGGTGGTGATTTCGCATCTGAAGTGCGCGGGGCCGTCGAACTGGGGGCGCAGCGTGGAAGTGCTGAAGTCGATCGAAACCGTGCGCGAAGGACAGCCGGTCGGTTGCGACTGTTATCCGTACAACCGCAGTTCGTCGACGCTCGACCTGAAGCAAGTGACGGGCGATATCGACATCACGATCACATGGTCGACGCCGCATCCGGAGATGGCGGGCAAGCTGATCCGTGAGGTTGCGGCCGAATGGAACGTGAGCCAGCAGGAGGCCGCGAAGCGCCTGCAACCGGCGGGCGCTGTGTATCACAACATGTCGGAGGACGACGTGCGGCGCATTCTGTCGCATCCCGCGACGATGGTCGGCTCCGATGGCCTGCCGAACGATCCGCTGCCGCATCCGCGGTTGTGGGGCGCGTTTCCGCGCGTGCTCGGCCACTATGCGCGCGATACGGCGCTGATCGCGCTCGAAGAGGCGGTGCGCAAGATGACGAGTCTCTCGGCGCGGCGTTTCGGGCTCACGGAGCGCGGCGAGGTGAAAGTGGGTTATCACGCCGATCTTGTGGTGTTCGATCCCGAGCGCGTGCGCGATGCCGCGACCTTCGCGAAGCCGGAGCAGGCGGCCGATGGCATCGACGCGGTCTGGGTGAATGGCGTTTTGACGTATCGCGAGGCGGCGCTGACGGGCGAGCGCGCGGGACGTTTCGTGGCGCGCGGCGCGGCATCGAAGCTGGATGCGGCGGGCGCGTTTTAA
- a CDS encoding RidA family protein, with translation MKRYGVEGGKGQGGAHMPFARAVEADGWLYVSGQTPMQDGEVINGGIVEQSHKAIQNVIAILEEAGYGTEHVVRCGVWLDDPRDFASFNKVFKEYFGANPPARACVVSSMVIDCKVEVDCVAYKKPGA, from the coding sequence ATGAAGCGTTATGGCGTGGAAGGCGGCAAGGGACAAGGCGGCGCGCATATGCCGTTCGCACGCGCGGTCGAGGCCGATGGCTGGCTCTACGTGTCGGGCCAGACGCCGATGCAGGACGGCGAGGTGATCAACGGCGGCATCGTCGAGCAATCGCACAAGGCGATTCAGAACGTCATCGCCATTCTCGAAGAAGCGGGCTACGGCACCGAGCATGTGGTGCGCTGCGGCGTGTGGCTGGACGATCCGCGCGACTTCGCTTCGTTCAACAAGGTGTTCAAGGAGTACTTCGGCGCGAACCCGCCGGCGCGGGCGTGCGTGGTGTCGTCGATGGTGATCGACTGCAAGGTGGAGGTGGATTGCGTGGCTTATAAGAAGCCGGGGGCGTGA